The genomic region GATGTGAGTGATGAAAGTTTAACCTGAGGGAAGGGAGGGTTTGGACCAGTTTTTTAGTGAAAGTTCTCAATAACGTAATCTCGTTTTAACCATCcaactaaatcataaagaaaacagttattgGCATAATTTTTTCTGAACGATACACAATGAACCATGATGAGACAAACAGTGTTGGAAATATTGTGATTGAACTATGGTATCATTGTtgagttaaatattgtttttctgttaaataaatattataatgaaatagttAGACAAAGAAGCTAGTGTCGAACCgatgtattataataatgtactGTGGTTAGtggttaatatttttgtaatataatcatGAAAGGTTCatgattattaattattcttgtactttaatttttcttgtagTCACAGCTGATGAATATGTTAGAGTTACTTGTACTTAATTAATGGGAAATAtgtgaaaaacgttttttttttgtatatggcTCTACTGAAGTTTATAGGTGTTTTGTTTATTACACAGACGTATAAACGTTGAAGAAATAAAtaggaataaaaattataattttaaccgAATGTAGGTCATTGGTTATTTATGCTTTTGAAATAAGAAGTATATAAAAACGTAGAGAAACAATTAAAGTGATATTAGTTGGATAGATTTTATAACGGTTCTCAGTTCCTACTTTGGTTGACATTATGATCCGTAGAGCCAAATGTAGCAgtctacattttttaaataatacaatacatgTTACAAATGGTGTGTTAGTGCAATAAAGATTTCCAACCGGTGACTCTATACTGACTTTCATATATTCTTATGTTAAAAGTCGAGTTTTGACCCGCGGCTGGAAGAGAACCAATAATCTATTGTACAGTTATGTGATTCACAATAAATAATGTCAAAGTTAGTGATCAGTGATgtggagaaaacccacttgtagagaaatatatatgagccgtttttacataaatatttttctctacaagagggttttctcgacatcactgattaatttaAGACTTTACTGACAGCCATGAAAGTATATCTAGAAAAGCATTGAAGTTACTCTATAAAGACGTTTACAATgtaccaaatatatattttatgaatacacaTGGTGAACTAGTAAACCCATCATTTAACAGCAGGAAGTATTTTCAATATACGGCTAAACGTGATCGTATGTATATAGGTGAAGAACAAGTTTGACAGCTTTACGAAAAGGGACAACATTGACCTGGATTGTCGTTGATttctatattgttttttgttttttatcgatATCAACAGGAGTGTCCCTTTGTAGTGCATTTATCATTTAAGTGGAAGGTATAACAACGTTAACATTAGCCTGGTGAAACCATTAGCATCAACCggacacaaataaatataattagataATCATCTGAATGATTACTAGTATAGGTTAGAGCAATATAATGAGACACCTTGGATCTAAGTAAAAGAAAACTAAGTTGATAAGGCCTAGTAGAAACGAAAGATGTTTGTATATAAGAGGAGGGAAGCACAGAATAAGAGTCGTAAGAGAAAGACTTATTATATTAGAAGCTTTCGTAAACAATCGAAGAAGGATATCCAAAGATATAAATGTCGATGGAAAAGAAGTAATTACACCAATTCAACTTTATGGCTCAACATCTGACTATTATAATAGAAAATTTCCATGACGATGTTAAAAACGTACTAAGAGAAAAGAAGGCAAAACGCCAAGTATTTACGGGTAATTTCAGTGTCAAAATATGAATTAAAGAAGACACCGAACAGTTTCAAAGTGTAGAGAAATACAGCACATGTCAAAGAAAGAAAAGGAGAAAGACTTCCTTAGTTTGCAGAAAAAGAACAGTTATCAATAGGAAATAcattgtttaagaaataaaatggaaatattgGGCTTAAGAAAGTCCAAGtggataaataaaacataaataaactttatatcggtgaataaaaaagagaaattatGGAATATTGTGAATCCTTAACCAAGACAGACGTAGAGAGCAACCACAGAATGATGAGaacaaaattaagataaataaaagatTAGCGAGACTTAAAAATATGCATCAGAAGAAATCTCTCAAGATCAATGTTGGTCATCTAAATGAAAGTGAAAGAGATTTTGAGTTAAATGTGAGAAACAGATGTGGAATGTTAGAGGAATgccaagatctatacataacatttTGGAAAACGAAATGAAGTTTTAaccaaatgaaaagaaaaaaataatcgattttaagaacaaacttaaaaaaagatGAGGAACATGAGCTCAAAGAGAAAACGGTTAGCAGGAGAaagtaattaagtaaaatatagagGAAGAACATACAAGAGAAATGTGAATATGTTGAGTTAAGAAAGATATTAAGgaaataaagaaggaaaaaaacaaggaaaagaaagaaagaaaatatctttaaagcTCGTAGAGGACCTAAGAGTATTACTAGAGTGGTTTTGAACAGAAGGAAGAAGAAATCACTACAAATGATAGAACAGAAAGAGTTGAAGTGTGTGCAGAATTTTACAAAGAATTATATACttcaataataaagataaaataggAACAGAAATACATAGTGATAACAACAACGCAGATAACACAGAAGTACCTAAAATTTTAGTCTCAGAATTAGAGAATGCATTGACTGACATGAAGATTAGGAAAGCTTCAACAAACGATACAATCACCAGAGATGTTTTGAATAGTCACTGAAAGGAGTGATTCAAAGATTGATAGCTCATTTTCATGCTGTGATAGACGTTGTTCGTAGAAATGGACATGACTGTCTGGTGGAGCTCTCGATTTCAAAGTTCCAAAGGAAGTACAACAATGTAATGATACCTTCATTACTATAACAGAATAAAGTAGATTACTTTGTTATATCTTTGGTTCTCAAATTTTACAGAGCATAAGAATAACAAAGTAGCTTGGAAGCATCAGAAACATCGGATATGATAGAAGGAGAAAAAACAACCATGTTTCTTAATAATTGAAAACTTTCTGTTAAGTTAAGTAGAAATGCATATAAAGACtgggaataaaataatattttaatactcgAAACTCCTCTACTGTGTGTGGATACGGGATTTATCTCTTGAACCACGCAGCTGAAGTCATGGTAAGTAATTTTCTCTCTCTTGTGTTTGTATAACAGCTGGACTGTGCGTGTGATTACAATTCGTTTTATATTTTGTGCAGATCAATGTTTTCCTTCAATACGGTTTTTGTTCAACtttaaatagaaagtttaatTTCATTAGATATTTCTTACTCATCTAAAGCAAAGATGCTTTAAgtgtatgttttgtatttaagacCAATGTTTGTGATTGATTTTATAGACTTGGTTGTGTCTCTTCTTTACTTAAACGAAGAAATTGACTCTTCACTAATAAATAcgcaatatttttgttattatttgattACTAAGAACtcgttaaatatttaaagtaatgcGAGACCCCCACATTTACCTGTAGGGTGAAAAAACAACGTTGAATTCTCAACTTCTCAATTTTCTCTCTTTTCTCACACAAATTATATACCTGGTAATTGTTTCCCTGTTTTTGACTCGCTGAGATTCCTTGACACACGCCAAacgttatgtaaatatttaatgtttcgtTTGACAGTGTGTAGTATATTATAAGTGAATAGAAAGGAGTAACATACAGAAAAACGTCATTGCAGAGTTGTTTAAGAtgttacatacataaaaaaatatatttgttctagATAAAgctattattaaataactttataatcatAATGTTAGACtactaagaaaattaaaatcactgCATCTGTGTTGAACTATTTAACGTGTTATACCAATGTACAAAGTTTTCAAATATGTGAAATGCggcttttaaaacactttattgcacaataaaaatacaaaatttagaaCTTAGACCCATAACATAGCATCAAGCAATAACTTACTAAAGCATTGTATATAGAGAAGCAAAACAatctgaaactgtaaaaaaatctGCATATAAATTTTGTGACAATAAGCATAACAGCAAGATTCAAGTATTTTCAACCGGTTCatttttccagaaaaaaaaaacttatatacatatgtttaggCGTGGGCATAGCCGTAGGCCCAAGGAGCGTGATAGTAAGGAGCATGTACGAGTTTGATGATTTTTTGAACAGGGGCAGCCTTCACCTTAACTGCAGGGGCTTCCTGAACTGACACCTGGACATCAGCAGGGTTGGCATTCGCAGTACCCGGTTCATTAGTTTCAATGGATGGCTTGAATCCATCAGCATCAGCTGTAAAAGATACTCGTCGGTAGAGACCGTTTGCATCTGCGTAAGAGTAGCTGCCAGTGACGGCGCCACTTCCATCTCCAGACTCCTGACGGGACTGAGTGTTACCATCGTCGTCCTTGGTGTCGTAGCTGAAGTCAAAAGGTTCAGGCTTTTCCTGATTGTACAGAAAATTTGTATTATAGCTTAAtatcatatttaatgtttgtaaaataaaataacgtcCTTTATTCTTAATGTTTCGTATATTACCCTTCAAATTATTTGAGACAAAGTAGGATTtgcaataagtaaaataataaaacaatccaATGTATTTCATGACCGAgtgataattattttctataggaaaAACAAATCTCACTGTAAAGAAATTCATTTGTTTCCAAATATCGAAATGAGAATAGACAATGTATTTGATATAAGAAAGATAAACCTGTAAGTTTggtagtttacaaaaataaatacccTTCATTCCGAATATCTTCTATATAACTAtattaaaacttaagttttactTATACTTCCATAgggtaaattatgaaattaaaagaacaGTTTTCATCAGGCTCTACACTGAGCTTTATTATCTATTATGAATTCATATGTTTAAACTTCACACTTCCACCATCAAGATGACaataattaaatcaattaatgttatttactgaACACATAAAAATCTTTGTTGTTAACATTCTTTATTAACTAGGTTGGTGAAAGTGCTAGAAACCTTAATGGTTAACTGGTCATATTTTCGGATTTTTAAATTGATGTGAGGTTAAACGTTTCTTTCAAGATTCAATTAGTTCCAGAGGACAATTTATGAATCTTTTTTCCTGAACAattttttaatctaaattataaaatatataattgacaAACTTACAGCTGCAACAACTGGAGCCTGGATGACCTTAACAGCTGGGGCAGAGTATAAAAGATTACCAGCATAGGCAGCTGTTGCCAACATACACAGAACAAGTACCTGGAATCAAAAGGTAACGACGCATTATAtcgtttctatatttattttccttgaCAAATAAGGGTGGTTCGGATtgtcgtcacaccaaacatggttgtccTTTCCGATTActtcagtgttttaatttttatatggtaTGATGATCATAAAATAAGTACTTCAAATACGGCTTATCTCAATAAAGGAcggtatatttttcaaaaaaagaacTTTTCGTTAATTTAAGAAATAACTAACACATAAATCATTCCTAACCCTTAGGTTTAAAACTGTACACAAATATGTCTGAGAAAAAGTATACCTTCAGCATCGTCTTCTCTGTATGGACTGCGGTTAACGGAAGACTCGGAGAGATGTGCTGACCGTTGCTACACTTGGTAGAGAAAGTTGGTCAGAAAACATCTTTTATACCCAATTTTGGCCTAATTTTGGTGGTTTGGAATCCAGGCTGATATGCTGCAagaattattgataaataaaaataaaggatgaACGAGGATGTGAGTGATGAAAGTTTAACCTGAGGGAAGGGAGGGTTTGGACCAGTTTTTTAGTGAAAGTTCTCAATAACGTAATCTCGTTTTAACCATCCaactaaataataaagaaaacagttattgGCATAATTTTTGCTGAACGATACACAATGAACCATGATGAGACAAACAGTGTTGGAAATATTGCGATTGAACTATGGTATCATTGTtgagttaaatattgtttttctgttaaataaatattataatgaaatagttAGGCAAAGAAGCTAGTGTCGAACcgatgtattataaaaatgtactgTGGTTAGtgcttaatatttttgtaatataatcatGAAAGGTTCatgattattaattattcttctactttaatttttcttgtagTCACAGCTGATGAATATGTTAGAGTTACTTGTACTTAATTAATAGGaaatatgtgaaaaatgttttttttgtatatggCTATACTGAAGTTTACAGATGTTGTGTTTATTACACAGACGTATAaaagttgaagaaataaataaaaatataatattataattttaaccgAATGTAGGTCAATGGTTATTTATACTTTTgaaataacaagtatataaaaaCGTAGACAAACAATTAAAGAGATATTAGTTGGATAGATTTTATAACGGTTCTCAGTTCCTACTTTGGTTGACATTATGATCCGTAGAGCCAAATGTAGCAgtctacattttttaaataatacagtacaTGTTACAAATGGTGTGTTAGTGCAATAAAGATTTCCAACCGGTGACTCTATACTGACTTTCATATATTCTTATGTTAAAAGTCGAGTTTTGACCCGCATCTGGAAGAGAACCAATAATCTATTGTACAGTTATGTGATTCACAATAAATAATGTCAAAGTtagtgatcagtgatgtcgagaaaacccacttgtagagaaatatatatgtagaaacggctcgtttgggttgagaaaatattttacgtagaggatcaaacaacgtttcgaccttcttcggtcatcgtcaggttcacaaagaaagaaagaggtaactgatcggaagccaatacaaaggaacacaattatatctatattaaaaaaataaaataaataatataaaattatatattaaaacatttaacaccgccctctacattccgacactctgatacacaacccctttcaaacatgtggtcagcttccggtcagttacctctttgtttctttgtgaacctgatgatgaccgaagaaggtcgaaacgttgttcggtcctctacgtaaaatattttcttaacccaaacgagccgtttttacatataaatgtcaaatttattaaagtttgcaaaattaaactttattagcGACATTGAAACTACAAAGACGTATTTTAAGAGAGCTGGTTGAAAACATAATGTTCCTAGAAGtccaaatgttttcttttttactagTAGCTAACATGCTACTGACTGTGAATCAGCTGATTCATTGTCCTCCTGCCATTGCTGGAAAATAACGAGGTCCATAAATTAGATTGATGGGTGTGCATGTCAATAGCCATCAAACCACACTATTTGATCATTGTAGAGTAGCATAAAAACTGGTATACGGTGCAGCCGattaattagctgccttttctttaatcaattaacTCTAAACGACTGcctgcgaaattcgaaaacaacgttacactgctaaatggaTTCGAACTCATATTTTACAAACTCTTTCATCAAATACAAGTATTGGCCATAATCTTAACAAATGTCCTCTTATTGCGTTTTagattaaaaagtttaaaaattaacttgttaAAAATTGGAGTTTTAACCTTACCAGTTTGCATTAGCGTAATATGGTTAATTGTAAGAAACAACAGATAACGAAGtttcataaaatacttttgatGATGAATTGTTTGTAATGAATTCTGATTCGTGTAATATAGTAACTTATTTCGTCTACGAATATTTTTGGGAATCTTTGGAGACAAATATAAAGCAAAAttctttaaaatcaaattatttgttattgaattatGTGACACTAAGtttgtataataatgtttttttcatattaccACACTCATTTTGGATATATCATTAGaaattatatagttattttatctCATGTCATACATATAAGAGAAAATTGTGAGCCTCGCTCAATAACAGAGATTTTTATTTGTCTGTATATTACCGTTAATAacgttgaaattaaaatatttcgtgTCATGATTGCCGcagaataagaaacaaaaatcttattatgacgtaacaaataaataagttactCGTCCTGAAGtgataaactttaattttattttgcatcCAACCTGTTTATCGTAACGACGAATGACTTACTTTTGATATGaggaaacattataatatttatcaatattgcTTTAGTTTTGATGGATTATTGAAGTCACCAATGTAACTTACTAAATAAAGCTTACTATTATATAATGATAGCACCCTGACAGCAAAAACACGTATCTTGTTTTGAGAACGTTGTAGGCAACGATAATCAGAATCTAATGTAACGTGTATGAAATTCAAGAATTCTCAATATgcgaaaaataaattaagaaagatATGCATATCTTATTGTATCTTATGTAACAAAGATATAGAAATCAAGAACCTGATATACGGCTTCTTGGATTTCTGTttcgttacaaaaaaaaaactgataatctAGCTCACATCAAATATAAATACTATGTATAATATACAGTTATTATGTATAAAAACTCAGGATTTACTTATTATAAATGATGCTGTTGACTGTCTATATTGGAACCCGTAAATATCAATTACAATGTGtatgggtgttttcttatagcaaagctacattgggctatcagctgtgtccaccaagaggaatctcAGCAGGGGAGAATTACAGTCTCATGAAATGTCTAAGCAAAATAAATGCCGAAAGTAAAGGTATATAAAAGGTATAAATGATGATATAGaattactataaaaacaaattttgaagagaCAGATGACTTAACTTGTTTACGTGACgaatgttttcttataaaatatgaacACTTTACTTACGTATGTTATCCGAAATATTTAATGACATCTATTTACCTCACCGATatataacaagaaataataatttaataatttatatatgtaaaaatggctcgtttgggttgagaaaaggaaacctctttctttctttgtgaaactgacgatgatcgaagaaggtcgaaacgttgttcgctcctctacgtaaaagattttctcaaaccaaacgagccgtttttacataaatatttttctctacaagagggttttctcgacatcactgattaatttaAGACTTTACTGACAGCCATGAAAGTATATCTAGAAAAGCATTGAAGTTACTCTATAAAGACGTTTACAATgtaccaaatatatattttatgaatacacaTGGTGAACTAGTAAACCCATCATTTAACAGCaggaagtattttcaatttacgGCTAAACGTGATCGTATGTATATAGGTGAAGAACAAGTTTGACAGCTTTACGAAAAGGGACAACATTGACCTGGATTGTCGTGGATttctatattgtttttgtttctttttcgaTATCGACAGGAGTGTCCCTTTGTAGTGCATTTATCATTTAAGTGGAAGGTATAACAACATTAACATTAGCCTGGTGAAACCATTAGCATCAACCggacacaaataaatataattagataATCATCTGAATGATTATTAGTATAGGTTAGAGCAATATAATGAGACACCTTGGGTCTAAGTAAAAGAAAACTAAGTTGATAAGGCCTAGTAGAAACGAAAGACGTTTGTATATAAGAGGAGGGAAGCACAGAATAAGATTCGTAAGAGAAAGACTTATTATATTAGAAGCTTTCGTAAACAATCGAAGAAGGATATCCAAAGATATAAATGTCGATGGAAAAGAAGTAATTAAACCAATTCAACTTTATGGCTCAACATCTGACTATTATGATGAGATAGAAAATTTCCATGACGATGTTAAAAACGTACTAAGAGAAAAGAAGGCAAAACGCCAAGTATTTACGGGTAATTTCAGTGACAAAATATGAATTAAAGAAGACACCGAACAGTTTCAAAGTGTAGAGAAATACAGCACATGTCAAAGAAAGAAAAGGGAGAAAGATTTCCTGAGTTTGCAGAAAAAGAACAGTTATCAATAGGAAATAcattgtttaagaaataaaaatggaaatattggGCTTAAGAAAGTCCAAGtggataaataaaacataaataaactttatatcggtgaataaaaaagagaaattatGGAATATTGTGAATCCTTAACCAAGACAGACGTAGAGAGCAACCACAGAATGGTGAGaacaaaaattaagataaataaaagatTAGCGAGACTTAAAAATACGCATCAGAAGAAATCTCTCAAGATCAATGTTAGTCATCTAAATGAAAGTGAAAGAGATTTTGAGTTAAATGTGAGAAACAGATGTGGAATGTTAGAGGAATgccaagatctatacataacattgTTGGAAAACGAAATGAAGTTTTTAaccaaatgaaaagaaaaaaataatcgaTTTTAAGAACAAACTTAAGAAAAGATGAGGAACATGAGCTCAAAGAGAAAACGGTTGGCAGGAGAAggtaattaagtaaaatatagagGAAGAACATACAAGAGAAATGTGAATATGTTGAGTTAAGAAAGATATTAAGGAAATAAAGAAGGATAAAaacaaggaaaagaaagaaagaaaatatctttaaagcTCGTAGAGGACCTAAGAGTATTACTAGAGTGGTTTTGAACAGAAGGAAGAAGAAATCACCACAAATGATAGAACAGAAACAGTTGAAGTATGTGCAGAATTTTACAAAGAATTATTACttcaataataaagataaaataggAACAGAAATACATAGTTATAACAGCAACGCAGATAACACAGAAGTACCTAAAATTTTAGTCTCAGAATTAGAGAATGCATTGACTGACATGAAGATTAGGAAAGCTTCAACAAACGATACAATCACCAGAGGTGTTT from Tachypleus tridentatus isolate NWPU-2018 chromosome 1, ASM421037v1, whole genome shotgun sequence harbors:
- the LOC143240841 gene encoding cuticle protein 10.9-like codes for the protein MLKVLVLCMLATAAYAGNLLYSAPAVKVIQAPVVAAEKPEPFDFSYDTKDDDGNTQSRQESGDGSGAVTGSYSYADANGLYRRVSFTADADGFKPSIETNEPGTANANPADVQVSVQEAPAVKVKAAPVQKIIKLVHAPYYHAPWAYGYAHA